A stretch of the Vigna radiata var. radiata cultivar VC1973A chromosome 7, Vradiata_ver6, whole genome shotgun sequence genome encodes the following:
- the LOC106769504 gene encoding threonine synthase 1, chloroplastic has translation MMSSLLNPSFSTLPNHSISIPNNKNRCGSTLVSCTSSTFDPSSSHLNTTTNHTPPSPAPPNIKDEARRHLAAGAHNFTAKYVPFNAGFDSTESYSLDEIVYRSRSGGLLDVEHDMEALKRFDGAYWRTLFDSRVGKTTWPYGSGVWSKKEWVLPEIDPDDIVSAFEGNSNLFWAERFGKECAGMNDLWVKHCGISHTGSFKDLGMTVLVSQVNRLRKMQRPVVGVGCASTGDTSAALSAYCAMAGIPSIVFLPANKISTAQLIQPVSNGALVLSIDTDFDGCMKLIREITAELPIYLANSLNSLRLEGQKTAAIEILQQFNWEVPDWVIVPGGNLGNIYAFYKGFKMCKDLGLVEKIPRLVCAQAANANPLYLYYKNGWNDYKAVKAKTTFASAIQIGDPVSIDRAVHALRNSEGIVEEATEEELMDATQQADTTGMFTCPHTGVALRALIKLRNSGVIGPRERVVVVSTAHGLKFAQSKIDYHTGAIPGMGRFANPPVSVKADFGSVMDKLKDFLHDKSPKSNIS, from the coding sequence ATGATGTCGTCGCTGTTGAACCCTTCCTTCTCTACTCTCCCAAATCATTCGATTTCAATCCCTAATAATAAAAACCGCTGCGGCTCCACGCTAGTCTCATGCACCTCCTCTACATTCGATCCCTCCTCCTCCCACCTCAACACCACAACCAACCACACCCCTCCTTCGCCTGCGCCGCCAAACATCAAGGACGAGGCGCGCCGCCACCTCGCCGCCGGCGCCCACAACTTTACGGCGAAGTATGTTCCCTTCAACGCGGGCTTTGACTCGACGGAGTCCTACTCGCTGGATGAAATCGTGTACCGCAGCCGCTCCGGGGGTCTCCTGGACGTGGAGCACGACATGGAGGCGCTGAAGAGATTCGACGGCGCGTACTGGCGGACACTATTCGACTCGCGCGTGGGGAAGACGACGTGGCCGTACGGGTCCGGTGTGTGGAGCAAGAAGGAGTGGGTTCTGCCGGAAATCGACCCCGACGACATCGTGAGCGCCTTCGAAGGTAACTCGAACCTCTTCTGGGCGGAAAGGTTCGGCAAAGAGTGCGCTGGAATGAACGATTTGTGGGTGAAGCACTGCGGAATCAGCCACACCGGAAGCTTCAAGGATCTCGGCATGACGGTGCTCGTCAGCCAGGTCAACCGTCTACGCAAGATGCAACGACCGGTGGTCGGCGTGGGCTGCGCCTCCACCGGCGACACCTCGGCCGCGCTCTCGGCGTACTGCGCGATGGCGGGAATCCCCTCCATCGTGTTCCTCCCGGCGAACAAAATCTCGACCGCGCAGCTAATCCAGCCGGTTTCGAACGGCGCTCTGGTACTGAGCATCGACACCGATTTCGACGGGTGCATGAAGCTGATTCGTGAGATAACAGCGGAATTGCCGATTTATTTGGCGAATTCGTTGAACAGTTTGCGGCTGGAGGGACAGAAAACTGCGGCGATTGAGATTCTGCAGCAGTTCAACTGGGAGGTTCCGGATTGGGTGATTGTTCCCGGGGGCAATCTGGGAAACATTTATGCGTTCTACAAGGGATTCAAGATGTGCAAGGATTTGGGGCTTGTGGAGAAGATTCCAAGGCTTGTGTGTGCTCAGGCTGCGAATGCGAACCCTTTGTATTTGTACTACAAGAATGGGTGGAATGACTACAAGGCTGTGAAGGCGAAAACTACTTTTGCTTCTGCGATTCAGATTGGTGACCCTGTTTCTATAGACAGGGCGGTCCATGCTCTGAGGAACTCGGAGGGGATTGTGGAGGAGGCGACCGAGGAGGAGTTAATGGATGCCACGCAGCAGGCTGATACTACTGGCATGTTTACATGTCCGCACACTGGGGTGGCTCTCAGGGCTCTCATAAAGCTCAGGAATAGTGGAGTTATTGGACCCAGAGAGAGGGTTGTGGTGGTCAGCACTGCCCATGGCTTGAAGTTTGCGCAGAGTAAGATTGATTATCACACTGGGGCAATTCCTGGAATGGGCCGTTTTGCCAACCCTCCCGTTTCTGTTAAGGCCGATTTTGGCTCTGTCATGGATAAGCTCAAGGACTTCTTGCATGATAAATCCCCCAAATCTAACATCTCTTGA
- the LOC106765733 gene encoding WD repeat-containing protein VIP3 yields the protein MKLGGIKSVENAHDDSVWAVTWVPATANRPPLLLTGSLDETVRLWRSDDLLLDRTNTGHCLGVASVAAHPLGSLAASSSLDSFVRVFDVDSNATVATLEAPPSEVWQMRFDPKGSILAVAGGGSASVKLWDTSTWELVATLSIPRPEGPKPTDKSGSKKFVLSVAWSPDGKRLACGSMDGTISVFDVPRGKFLHHLEGHFMAVRSLVYSPYDPRVLFTASDDGNIHMYDAEGKALVGTMSGHASWVLCVDVSPDGAAIASGSSDRSVRLWDLSMRASVQTMSNHTDQVWGVAFRPPGGSDARGARLASVSDDKTISLYDYS from the exons ATGAAACTGGGTGGAATCAAATCGGTGGAGAACGCGCACGATGATTCCGTGTGGGCGGTCACATGGGTACCCGCAACCGCCAACCGCCCACCGCTCCTCCTAACCGGTTCCCTCGACGAGACCGTCAGGCTCTGGCGCTCCGACGACCTCCTTTTGGACCGCACCAACACCGGCCACTGCCTTGGCGTCGCCTCCGTCGCTGCCCACCCTCTAGGCTCCCTCGCCGCCTCATCTTCCCTCGACAGCTTCGTCCGCGTCTTCGATGTGGATTCCAATGCCACCGTCGCCACCCTCGAGGCCCCTCCCTCCGAAGTCTGGCAAATGCGCTTCGATCCCAAG GGTTCTATTCTAGCAGTTGCTGGTGGGGGTAGTGCATCAGTCAAGCTTTGGGACACTTCAACATGGGAACTTGTTGCCACCTTATCAATTCCCCGTCCAGAAGGACCCAAGCCCACAGACAAGAGTGGTAGCAAGAAATTTGTGCTGTCAGTTGCATGGAGTCCTGATGGGAAGCGACTTGCTTGTGGTTCGATGGATGGCACCATTTCTGTTTTTGATGTTCCACGTGGAAAATTTTTACATCACCTTGAAGGTCACTTCATGGCCGTGCGGTCTCTTGTTTATTCTCCTTATGATCCAAGGGTACTGTTTACAGCATCGGACGATGGTAACATCCACATGTATGATGCCGAGGGGAAAGCTTTAGTTGGGACCATGTCAGGTCACGCTAGTTGGGTACTTTGTGTGGATGTGAGCCCAGATGGGGCGGCCATTGCCTCAGGTTCAAGTGATAGATCGGTAAGGCTATGGGATCTTAGCATGAGGGCATCTGTGCAGACAATGAGCAACCATACAGACCAGGTATGGGGAGTAGCTTTTAGACCACCTGGGGGGAGTGATGCGCGAGGTGCTCGTCTTGCTAGTGTATCTGATGACAAGACCATTTCACTTTATGATTATTCCTGA